Proteins co-encoded in one Cinclus cinclus chromosome Z, bCinCin1.1, whole genome shotgun sequence genomic window:
- the LOC134056943 gene encoding serine/threonine-protein kinase PAK 3-like: MERVCAAVCTAFTVAYSGYFFTHLARHIARAWRESSPWVSGKGAFGVGSIGQLWSKLAPLPLAWRRHELQLPALKKPPVPKLERMLVSEGDPEAKYTELEIIGKGGFGTVCTAVETATGEEVAIKKISLLQVKSNELCVNEIQVMRDNKNANVVNYVDSYLLHEELWLVMEYMDGGSLHDVIREIQMAEGEIAAVSRECLQGLDFLHCKQVIHRDIKSHNILLGLDGSVKLADFGLAAQLTAEQSKRRSAVGTTYWMAPEIFTRKPYGPKVDIWSFGIVGMEMVEGAPPYLMETSRTARQLISTGGTPKLQKPRQQSAWLRDFLHCCLETDEDRRWSAQELLQHPFVTSAKPTSSLTPLIMAAQQFMADRRF; the protein is encoded by the exons ATGGAGAGagtgtgtgctgcagtttgcacgGCTTTTACCGTGGCTTATTCTGGCTACTTTTTCACCCACCTGGCAC GTCACATCGCCCGTGCCTGGAGAGAATCCAGCCCTTGGGTGAGTGGGAAAGGAGCCTTTGGCGTTGGTAGCATTGGACAGCTGTGGAGCAAGCT AGCTCCACTTCCTCTGGCCTGGCGCCGGCacgagctgcagctgccggctCTGAAGAAGCCTCCTGTCCCCAAGCTGGAAA GGATGCTGGTGAGCGAAGGAGATCCGGAGGCTAAATATACAGAACTGGAAATTATTGGCAAAGG gggTTTCGGCACTGTGTGCACGGCAGTGGAGACTGCCACAGGAGAAGAG gtggccataaagaaaatcagtctgTTGCAAGTGAAGAGCAACGAACTGTGCGTGAATGAAATCCAGGTCATGCGGGACAATAAGAACGCCAATGTGGTGAACTATGTAGACAG CTACCTGCTGCACGAGGAACTCTGGCTCGTGATGGAATACATGGACGGAGGGTCTTTGCACGATGTCATTAGGGAGATCCAAATGGCAGAAGGAGAGATAGCAGCTGTCTCCCGCGAG tgcctgcaaggcctggatttCCTTCACTGCAAGCAAGTGATCCACCGAGACATCAAAAGCCACAACATTCTCCTGGGCTTGGATGGATCTGTCAAGCTGG ctgattttggcctcgcTGCTCAGCTCACGGCTGAGCAGAGCAAACGCAGATCGGCTGTCGGGACTACTTACTGGATGGCGCCTGAAATTTTCACCAGGAAGCCCTACGGCCCCAAAGTGGACATCTGGTCCTTTGGCATCGTGGGGATGGAGATGGTGGAAGGAGCTCCTCCTTACCTGATGGAAACCTCCCGCACG GCTCGACAGCTGATCAGCACCGGGGGCACCCCGAAGCTGCAGAAGCCCAGGCAGCAGTCGGCTTGGTTGCGAGactttctgcactgctgcctggagaCAGACGAGGACAGGCGCTGGTCTGCCCAGGAACTTCTGCAG CATCCGTTTGTAACTTCAGCCAAGCCGACCTCCAGCCTGACACCTCTGATCATGGCAGCGCAGCAGTTTATGGCTGACAGAAGATTCTAG
- the LOC134056944 gene encoding serine/threonine-protein kinase PAK 3-like — MERVCAAVCTAFTVAYSGYFFTHLARHIARAWRESSPWVSGKGAFGVGSIGQLWSKLAPLPLAWRRHELQLPALKKPPVPKLERTLVSEGDPEAKYTELEIIGKGGFGTVCTAVETATGEEVAIKKISLLQVKSNELCVNEIQVMRDNKNANVVNYVDSYLLHEELWLVMEYMDGGSLHDVIREIQMAEGEMAAVSRECLQGLDFLHCKQVVHRDIKSHNILLGLDGSVKLADFGLAAQLTAEQSKRRSAVGTTYWMAPEIFTRKPYGPKVDIWSFGIVGMEMVEGAPPYLMETSRTARQLISTGGTPKLQKPRQQSAWLRDFLHCCLETDEDRRWSAQELLQHPFVTSAKPTSSLTPLIMAAQQLMADRRF, encoded by the exons ATGGAGAGagtgtgtgctgcagtttgcacgGCTTTTACCGTGGCTTATTCTGGCTACTTTTTCACCCACCTGGCAC GTCACATCGCCCGTGCCTGGAGAGAATCCAGCCCTTGGGTGAGTGGGAAAGGAGCCTTTGGCGTTGGTAGCATTGGACAGCTGTGGAGCAAGCT AGCTCCACTTCCTCTGGCCTGGCGCCGGCacgagctgcagctgccggctCTGAAGAAGCCTCCTGTCCCCAAGCTGGAAA GGACGCTGGTGAGCGAAGGAGATCCGGAGGCTAAATATACAGAACTGGAAATTATTGGCAAAGG gggTTTTGGCACTGTGTGCACGGCAGTGGAGACTGCCACAGGAGAAGAG gtggccataaagaaaatcagtctgTTGCAAGTGAAGAGCAACGAACTGTGCGTGAATGAAATCCAGGTCATGCGGGACAATAAGAACGCCAATGTGGTGAACTATGTAGACAG CTACCTGCTGCACGAGGAACTCTGGCTCGTGATGGAATACATGGACGGAGGGTCTTTGCACGATGTCATTAGGGAGATCCAAATGGCAGAAGGAGAGATGGCAGCTGTCTCCCGCGAG tgcctgcaaggcctggatttCCTTCACTGCAAGCAAGTGGTCCACCGAGACATCAAAAGCCACAACATTCTCCTGGGCTTGGATGGATCTGTCAAGCTGG ctgattttggcctcgcTGCTCAGCTCACGGCTGAGCAGAGCAAACGCAGATCGGCTGTCGGGACTACTTACTGGATGGCGCCTGAAATTTTCACCAGGAAGCCCTACGGCCCCAAAGTGGACATCTGGTCCTTTGGCATCGTGGGGATGGAGATGGTGGAAGGAGCTCCTCCTTACCTGATGGAAACGTCCCGCACG GCTCGACAGCTGATCAGCACCGGGGGCACCCCGAAGCTGCAGAAGCCCAGGCAGCAGTCGGCTTGGTTGCGAGactttctgcactgctgcctggagaCAGACGAGGACAGGCGCTGGTCTGCCCAGGAACTTCTGCAG CATCCGTTTGTAACTTCAGCCAAGCCGACCTCCAGCCTGACGCCTCTGATCATGGCAGCGCAGCAGCTTATGGCTGACAGAAGATTCTAG